A DNA window from Fragaria vesca subsp. vesca linkage group LG3, FraVesHawaii_1.0, whole genome shotgun sequence contains the following coding sequences:
- the LOC101303198 gene encoding GABA transporter 1-like translates to MGTLAPNSIAAEAHDRNHQDQVVDGNHAKVVGDHDADDDKLDAGAKFVLKSKGSWVHCGYHLTTSIVAPPLLSLPYAFTFLGWTGGIVCLVIGALVTFYSYNLISLVLEHYAQLGHRHLRFRDMARDILGPKWGRYFVGPIQFLVCYGAVVACTLLGGQCMKAVYMLTNPNGSMKLYEFVIIFGCFMLILAQIPSFHSLRHINLVSMILCLAYSVCATAACIHIGSSSKGPAKDYSLKGNSQNQIFGIFNANAIIATTYGNGIIPEIQATIAPPVKGKMFKGLCVCYTIVTMTFFSVAISGYWAFGNQSEGLILSNFLSDGNPLVPKWFIFMTNIFTILQLSAVGVVYLQPTNEVLERAFADPTSKEFSARNVIPRMISRSLSVITATTIAAMLPFFGDINAVIGAFGFMPLDFILPVVFFNLTFKPSKRSFIFWLNTTIAVVFSIMGVLAAIAAVRQISLDANSYKLFANV, encoded by the exons ATGGGGACGCTGGCACCAAACTCCATAGCAGCAGAAGCACACGATCGGAATCATCAAGATCAAGTAGTAGATGGTAATCATGCCAAGGTTGTTGGCGATCATGATGCTGATGATGACAAACTGGATGCTGGTGCTAAGTTTGTTCTTAAATCCAAAG GATCGTGGGTGCACTGTGGTTATCATTTGACGACATCAATAGTTGCTCCACCACTGCTAAGTCTGCCATACGCTTTCACATTTCTGGGATGGACGGGCGGAATTGTTTGTTTGGTCATCGGAGCATTAGTGACTTTCTATTCATACAACTTGATCTCTCTGGTGCTCGAGCACTACGCTCAGTTGGGACATCGCCATCTTCGGTTCCGAGACATGGCTCGTGACATTCTTG GTCCCAAATGGGGTCGCTATTTTGTTGGTCCAATTCAGTTCCTGGTATGCTATGGTGCTGTTGTGGCTTGCACTCTTTTGGGAGGGCAATGCATGAAG GCAGTTTATATGCTGACAAACCCAAATGGGAGCATGAAACTTTACGAGTTTGTGATCATATTTGGATGCTTCATGCTGATCTTGGCCCAAATCCCATCATTTCACTCACTCAGGCACATCAACCTGGTCTCCATGATCCTTTGCCTGGCCTATAGTGTTTGTGCTACTGCTGCTTGCATCCATATTG GAAGCTCTTCAAAAGGGCCAGCAAAGGACTATTCCTTGAAGGGCAACAGTCAGAATCAGATTTTTGGGATCTTTAATGCCAATGCCATCATTGCTACGACATACGGCAATGGTATCATTCCAGAAATTCAG GCAACAATCGCACCACCAGTGAAGGGAAAGATGTTCAAGGGATTGTGTGTTTGTTACACAATAGTCACAATGACTTTCTTCAGCGTTGCGATATCTGGCTATTGGGCATTTGGTAACCAATCTGAAGGTCTCATCCTTAGCAACTTCTTGTCCGATGGTAACCCTTTGGTGCCAAAGTGGTTCATTTTCATGACCAACATTTTCACCATACTCCAACTTTCAGCTGTTGGTGTG GTTTATCTGCAGCCCACAAATGAAGTACTAGAGAGAGCATTTGCAGACCCAACAAGCAAAGAGTTTTCAGCTCGAAATGTGATCCCGAGGATGATCTCTCGGTCACTGTCTGTCATCACGGCAACAACCATAGCAGCAATGCTTCCCTTTTTTGGGGACATCAATGCAGTTATTGGAGCTTTTGGTTTCATGCCCCTCGACTTCATCTTGCCTGTAGTCTTCTTCAACTTGACCTTTAAACCATCAAAACGAAGCTTTATTTTCTGGTTGAACACCACTATTGCCGTGGTGTTCTCAATCATGGGGGTTTTAGCAGCAATTGCAGCTGTAAGACAAATTAGCCTGGATGCCAATAGTTACAAGTTATTTGCCAATGTATGA
- the LOC101302911 gene encoding cystathionine beta-lyase, chloroplastic-like, producing MTAASPSSLSFGLFSLSIDLKGDVGLTPGKLSFGSPKVRFGLKKTTLETITFKVNCSIEKEMDLSTSPLAECLNEMELKEPSMSTVLMNFDNKFDPYHAMNTPLYQTATFKQPSATENGPYDYTRSGNPTRDALESILARLDKADRALCFTSGMAALAAVAHLVGTGEEIVAGDDLYGGTDRLLSQVIPKTGIVVKRVNTSDLDEVASAIGPWTKLVWLESPTNPRQIVSDIRKIAEMAHAHDAILLVDNSIMSPVLSQPLDLGADIVMHSATKFIAGHSDVMAGVLAIRGERLAEQLYFLQNAEGSGLAPFDCWICLRGVKTMALRVEKQQDNAQKIAEFLASHPRVKKVNYAGIPDHPGRALHYSQAKGAGSVLSFLTGSLALSKHIVETTKYFSVTVSFGSVKSLISLPCFMSHASIPSAVRDSRGLTEDLVRISVGIEDVNDLIADLDHALQTGPLTQTNSSIFDGF from the exons ATGACCGCCGCTTCGCCTTCTTCTCTCTCTTTTGGGCTTTTCTCTCTCTCCATTGATCTCAAAGGCGACGTC GGTTTAACGCCTGGCAAGTTAAGTTTTGGGAGTCCCAAGGTGCGTTTCGGGCTCAAGAAGACAACACTTGAAACAATAACATTTAAAGTGAATTGTTCGATAGAGAAAGAGATGGATTTGAGCACTTCACCTTTGGCCGAGTGCTTAAATG AGATGGAGCTCAAAGAGCCAAGTATGTCAACGGTGCTGATGAATTTCGACAACAAGTTTGATCCTTACCATGCAATGAACACCCCACTTTACCAAACAGCTACTTTTAAGCAG CCTTCCGCTACAGAAAATGGTCCTTATGATTATACTAGAAGCGGGAATCCTACAAGAGATGCGTTAGAAAG CATTTTGGCAAGGCTTGATAAAGCAGATAGAGCACTTTGTTTTACTAGTGGAATGGCTGCTTTGGCTGCTGTTGCTCATCTTGTAGGAACAG GAGAGGAGATTGTTGCTGGAGATGACCTGTATGGGGGTACTGACCGATTGTTATCCCAAGTTATTCCAAAAACTGGAATTGTGGTGAA ACGAGTCAACACAAGTGATTTAGATGAGGTTGCATCTGCTATTGGCCCCTGGACGAAGCTTGTGTGGCTGGAGAGTCCCACCAATCCTCGGCAAATAGTTTCTGATATTCGG AAAATAGCAGAGATGGCTCATGCACATGATGCTATATTGCTGGTGGATAACAGTATAATGTCCCCTGTATTGTCACAGCCACTGGATCTAGGAGCAG ACATCGTTATGCACTCGGCTACAAAGTTTATTGCTGGACATAGTGATGTCATGGCAGGTGTTCTGGCTATTAGAGGAGAAAG ATTGGCAGAACAGTTGTATTTCTTACAAAATGCAGAAGGCTCTGGGTTAGCTCCATTTGACTGTTGGATTTGTTTACGAGGAGTTAAAACAATGGCCTTACGTGTTGAAAAGCAACAG GACAATGCTCAAAAGATTGCAGAGTTTCTCGCTTCCCATCCACGAGTTAAGAAAGTTAACTATGCAGGGATTCCTGATCATCCTGGCCGTGCCTTGCATTATTCTCAG GCAAAGGGTGCAGGATCTGTATTGAGCTTTCTGACAGGTTCACTGGCATTATCAAAGCATATTGTTGAGACCACCAAATACTTCAGTGTAACTGTCAGTTTTG GCAGCGTGAAGTCCCTCATAAGTCTCCCTTGCTTCATGTCACATGCAAGCATACCATCTGCCGTGCGTGATTCCAGAGGTCTAACTGAAGATCTTGTTCGTATTTCTGTGGGGATTGAGGATGTGAATGATCTCATTGCTGATTTGGACCATGCCCTTCAAACTGGCCCTCT TACTCAAACAAATTCATCTATTTTTGACGGGTTTTGA
- the LOC101310501 gene encoding magnesium transporter MRS2-11, chloroplastic-like, translating to MALTPWPHLFHLPLHSSSSSSSHLFFYSQSQSSPLLRITETSAAFSPLKVSSASARCYKSATEPDTVSDDEAGDRDSVKTANGGSVTVTTTSFSGDSLSLGIREPVYEVEEVKANGTISIRKINRRQLLKSSGLRPRDIRSVDPSLFLTNSMPSLLVRENAILLNLGTLRAIAMQERVLIFDYNRKGGKAFIEALLPRLNPKNMNGGPSMPFELEVVEAALLSRIQRLERKLMDLEPRVQNILAVLPNKLTADILEQLRISKQTLVELGSRAGALRQMLFDLLEDPEEIRRICIMGRNCTLKRGNDAVECSVPSEKQIADEEEEEIEMLLENYLQRCESCHGQAERLLDSAKEMEDSIAVNLSSRRLEVSRVELLLQVGTFCVALGALVAGIFGMNLRSYLEEHVFAFWVTTAGIIVGAIVGFYLMYSYLKTRKIL from the exons ATGGCTCTCACCCCATGGCCCCACCTCTTCCACCTCCCTCTTCACTCTTCTTCCTCCTCCTCCTCTCACCTCTTCTTCTACTCCCAATCCCAGTCTTCTCCGCTGCTCCGAATAACCGAAACATCCGCCGCGTTCTCTCCGCTCAAGGTCTCGTCGGCCAGTGCCAGGTGCTACAAGTCGGCGACCGAGCCGGATACTGTCTCCGATGACGAAGCTGGAGATCGCGATAGCGTTAAGACCGCGAACGGTGGATCGGTGACTGTTACGACGACCTCGTTTTCCGGTGACTCCCTGTCTCTTGGGATTCGCGAGCCGGTGTATGAG GTAGAAGAAGTCAAGGCTAATGGGACGATTTCCATAAGAAAAATTAACAGACGTCAGCTATTGAAGTCAAGTG GTCTTCGTCCACGTGATATTCGAAGTGTTGACCCTTCATTGTTTCTGACAAATTCGATGCCTTCCTTGCTG GTCCGTGAGAATGCTATTCTGTTGAATTTGGGCACATTACGTGCAATTGCAATGCAAGAGCGTGTCCTTATTTTTGACTACAACCG AAAAGGAGGAAAAGCTTTCATCGAAGCACTACTGCCTCGACTTAACCCCAAAAATATGAATGGAGGACCATCTATGCCATTTGAACTTGAG GTTGTTGAAGCAGCATTGCTCTCAAGAATACAGCGCTTGGAACGAAAATTAATGGATTTAGAACCTCGT GTTCAAAATATTCTAGCGGTTTTGCCCAACAAGTTAACTGCTGACATACTGGAGCAACTTCGTATCAGCAAGCAAACCTTG GTTGAATTGGGTTCAAGGGCAGGGGCTCTTAGACAAATGTTGTTTGATCTTTTGGAGGACCCTGAAGAAATACGCCGTATCTGTATTATGGGAAGGAACTGCACACTCAAGAGGGGAAACGATGCTGTTGAATGTTCTGTTCCTTCAGAGAAGCAGATTGCTGACG AAGAAGAGGAAGAAATTGAGATGCTTTTGGAAAATTATCTTCAAAG ATGTGAATCTTGCCATGGCCAGGCTGAAAGGCTTCTTGATTCTGCTAAAGAAATGGAAGATTCTATAGCTGTTAACTTGAG TTCTCGGAGGCTTGAGGTTAGCAGAGTGGAATTACTCCTTCAGGTCGGGACCTTTTGTGTGGCACTGGGTGCTCTGGTGGCAG GTATATTTGGCATGAACTTGAGGTCCTATCTTGAAGAGCATGTG TTCGCATTTTGGGTCACAACAGCTGGGATAATCGTTGGTGCTATTGTGGGATTCTATCTTATGTATTCGTATCTCAAGACACGAAAAATATTGTAA
- the LOC101303490 gene encoding serine/threonine-protein kinase SRPK-like has product MEAEHWRTEAGDYSSEDEGTDDYRKGGYHAVLIGDSFKNGRYVVQTKLGWGHFSTVWLAWDTHSSRYVALKIQKSAKMYTEAAMDEIKILNQIAEGDPGDEKFVVKLLDNFKHLGPNGQHVCMVFEYLGDNLLTVIKYSDYRGTPLHMVKEIVFHILVGLDYLHRQLSIIHTDLKPENVLLLSMIDPSKDPRKSGVPLVLPTGNDKTATVSGASKDVKKSNGDLTKNQKKKIRKKAKKTTQGCGGMETSEDAEADSSVVSPDDSINEVKSNGNAVEEQVKNSVVKDESTSGEEVKDNHQGNKDQKRPDPSTRKKLIAAADLKCKLVDFGSACWTYKQFTSDIQTRQYRCPEVILGDKYSTPADMWSFACVCFELATGDVLFDPHSGDKYDKDEDHLALMMELLGKIPKKIALGGRHSRDFFNRSGDLKHIRQLRFWPLNKVLMEKYNFSEQDANDMTNFLVPILDYVPEKRPTAAQCLSHPWLNPGPRLLEPSMAGNGSILEKREVDEKEAMVAGMANIAIDESSKHVKDSQHVPHL; this is encoded by the exons ATGGAGGCCGAGCATTGGAGGACAGAGGCGG GCGACTACTCGTCGGAGGACGAGGGCACCGACGATTACAGGAAAGGAGGCTACCACGCCGTCCTGATTGGTGACTCCTTCAAAAATGGGCGCTACGTTGTTCAGACCAAGCTCGGTTGGGGCCACTTCTCCACCGTCTGGCTCGCCTGGGACACTCACTCCTCC CGTTATGTAGCTTTGAAGATTCAGAAGAGTGCTAAGATGTACACCGAAGCGGCAATGGATGAGATTAAGATTCTCAACCAGATTGCTGAGGGAGACCCCGGTGATGAGAAATTTGTTGTCAAGCTTTTGGACAATTTTAAGCATTTAGGTCCGAATGGGCAGCATGTTTGTATGGTTTTCGAGTATCTTGGGGATAATCTTTTGACTGTTATTAAGTATAGTGATTATAGGGGGACGCCGTTGCATATGGTTAAAGAGATTGTGTTTCATATATTGGTGGGTTTGGATTACTTGCACCGTCAGCTTTCGATTATACATACTGATTTGAAGCCGGAGAATGTGTTGCTTTTGTCGATGATTGATCCGTCTAAAGATCCAAGGAAATCAGGTGTTCCTCTTGTCCTTCCAACTGGAAATGATAAGACTGCGACGGTTTCTGGGGCTTCAAAAGATGTTAAGAAGTCGAATGGGGATCTTACCAAGAATCAGAAAAAGAAGATTCGGAAAAAGGCTAAGAAGACAACTCAGGGTTGTGGAGGGATGGAAACCTCTGAGGATGCTGAGGCAGATTCCTCCGTAGTTAGTCCAGATGATTCTATTAACGAAGTGAAATCAAATGGGAATGCTGTGGAAGAACAAGTGAAGAATTCTGTTGTTAAGGATGAATCAACTTCTGGTGAAGAAGTAAAAGACAATCACCAAGGGAATAAAGATCAGAAAAGACCAGACCCTTCAACAAGGAAGAAGCTGATCGCAGCTGCAGACCTCAAATGCAAATTGGTTGATTTTGGAAGTGCTTGTTGGACATATAAGCAATTCACAAGTGATATACAGACAAGGCAGTACAGATGCCCGGAAGTTATTCTTGGAGATAAATACTCTACTCCAGCAGATATGTGGTCATTTGCTTGTGTTTGCTTTGAGCTAGCCACTGGTGATGTTCTTTTTGATCCACACAGTGGTGACAAATATGACAAAGATGAG GACCACCTGGCATTGATGATGGAACTTCTTGGAAAAATTCCGAAGAAG ATTGCATTAGGTGGTCGCCATTCACGAGACTTCTTTAACCGATCTGGGGATTTGAAACATATCCGGCAATTGCGTTTCTGGCCTCTTAATAAGGTGCTAATGGAAAAGTACAATTTCAGCGAGCAAGATGCAAATGACATGACTAACTTTCTAGTGCCCATACTTGATTATGTCCCTGAAAAGAGGCCAACAGCTGCGCAGTGCCTCAGCCATCCATGGCTCAATCCAGGTCCACGGCTTCTTGAGCCTTCTATGGCTGGAAATGGTAGTATTTTGGAGAAGAGGGAGGTTGATGAGAAGGAAGCAATGGTGGCAGGAATGGCGAACATAGCCATTGATGAATCTTCAAAACATGTTAAGGACTCCCAACATGTACCACATTTGTGA
- the LOC101310788 gene encoding uncharacterized protein LOC101310788 gives MIMGASNCSTPPIHSKISKSTDVIVSFDDLLVEILCRLPSKEFVFQCKCVSKHWLSLISDPYLIGRFLHLQRFHNQTPTARTLIDRRGKEFLTPSSSNMLSPLFKRLMSFHGLEEKPYVVATSNDLVLCCRTPCHQNQREFYICNPCTRQWIALPPTTRCCKYAPVGFIFDRYYEEEDSTTSSTNSFVNIRKDYMCKVVRILPQDLAATSFDLMGQHFSKFIVHVFSFETGEWRESFESSLRSITITDSNSVAYNGMLYWTYWAYDDDESREETGLVALDPFMIGNVSSGRSNGDETLEDDRYQFHLCDAVDYVLVDPFICVRRGRLQMWVCNHREYVINV, from the coding sequence ATGATCATGGGTGCATCCAATTGTAGTACTCCTCCTATTCATTCAAAAATATCAAAATCCACAGATGTTATTGTTAGCTTTGATGATCTATTGGTTGAAATCCTATGTCGACTTCCTAGCAAGGAATTCGTTTTCCAATGCAAATGTGTTTCCAAGCATTGGCTCAGTCTCATCTCGGATCCGTATTTAATCGGCCGCTTTCTGCATCTTCAAAGATTTCATAATCAAACCCCAACAGCACGAACTCTGATAGACAGAAGAGGAAAGGAGTTCCTGACACCGTCGTCATCCAATATGCTATCTCCACTATTCAAAAGACTCATGAGTTTCCATGGTTTGGAAGAAAAGCCATATGTGGTAGCAACATCTAATGATTTAGTTTTGTGCTGCCGAACTCCATGTCACCAAAACCAACGTGAATTCTACATTTGCAATCCATGCACAAGGCAATGGATTGCTCTTCCTCCCACTACTCGATGTTGCAAGTATGCACCAGTTGGATTCATTTTTGATCGCTACTATGAAGAGGAAGATAGTACTACTAGTAGTACCAATAGTTTTGTTAATATTAGAAAGGACTACATGTGCAAGGTCGTGAGAATTCTTCCTCAAGATTTAGCTGCAACTTCTTTTGATTTGATGGGTCAACACTTTTCCAAATTTATTGTTCATGTGTTCTCTTTCGAAACGGGTGAATGGAGAGAGTCATTTGAGTCATCCCTGCGAAGCATCACAATTACAGACTCTAATAGCGTTGCTTACAATGGAATGTTGTATTGGACATATTGGGCATATGATGATGATGAGTCTCGTGAGGAGACGGGGCTTGTTGCGTTGGATCCTTTCATGATCGGCAATGTCAGTAGTGGTAGGTCTAATGGTGATGAGACTCTTGAAGATGATCGGTACCAATTTCATCTATGTGATGCAGTTGATTATGTTTTAGTCGATCCATTTATATGTGTGCGCCGAGGGCGTCTACAAATGTGGGTGTGCAATCACCGTGAATATGTTATTAATGTCTAG